One genomic window of Actinoplanes lobatus includes the following:
- a CDS encoding site-specific integrase, with protein sequence MAPRIWRSYRRDRATTGTGVRVRKAAPVTIAALRAMTDALDRHSLVGIRDTALLVLGFALGARRSELASLDIADLAFTAEGVQVEIRTSKTDRAPTGAPRPCRTGRTR encoded by the coding sequence GTGGCTCCGCGTATCTGGCGCAGCTACCGCCGCGACCGGGCCACCACCGGCACCGGCGTGCGGGTCCGCAAGGCCGCCCCGGTCACCATCGCCGCGCTACGCGCCATGACCGACGCCCTGGACCGTCACAGCCTGGTCGGGATTCGCGACACCGCGCTGCTGGTGCTCGGGTTCGCCCTCGGCGCCCGCCGCAGCGAGCTGGCCAGCCTCGACATCGCCGATCTGGCTTTCACCGCCGAGGGCGTCCAGGTCGAGATCCGCACCTCCAAGACCGACCGGGCTCCCACGGGCGCACCGCGGCCCTGCCGTACGGGGCGCACTCGGTGA
- a CDS encoding tyrosine-type recombinase/integrase: protein MTCPARTAQAWLAALADHGRTSGPLFVRIDRHGRLGRAPTGRGSADGQLAGQAVALIVARTATAAGLDPKAAWSGHSLRRGFATETYRTGADPLRIARAGGWKDGSATLLGYIDDVDRWQANPLAGVGL from the coding sequence GTGACCTGTCCGGCGCGCACCGCCCAGGCGTGGCTGGCGGCCCTCGCCGACCACGGCCGGACCTCCGGCCCGCTGTTCGTGCGCATCGACCGGCACGGCAGGCTCGGCCGCGCCCCGACCGGCCGGGGCAGCGCCGACGGCCAGCTCGCCGGGCAGGCCGTCGCCCTGATCGTGGCCCGCACCGCCACCGCCGCCGGACTCGATCCGAAAGCGGCCTGGTCCGGGCACTCGCTGCGGCGCGGGTTCGCCACCGAGACCTACCGCACCGGCGCCGACCCGCTGCGCATCGCTCGGGCCGGCGGCTGGAAGGACGGCTCCGCCACGTTGCTGGGCTACATCGACGACGTCGACCGATGGCAGGCCAACCCTCTGGCCGGTGTCGGGCTCTGA
- a CDS encoding oxygen-binding di-iron domain-containing protein, with amino-acid sequence MRTRVDQISDRIYRISTCIPDIAPGGFTFNQFLVDAEEPLLYHTGMRRLFPLVKEAIERIMPVERLRWISFAHVEADECGAVNNFLAVAPHAQVVHGDLGCQVSLNDLCDRDPRPLADGEILDIGGATLQRRLIALPTPHVPHNWESHMLFEQETRTLFLGDLCTQFGDGPPVTDQAPFEAIIAAEDLFHQTSLGPAVPATYRRLADLEPVTLAVMHGSSYTGDCPTLLRMVADIYQERYGCGTPLLGQPLPEHKLVGSD; translated from the coding sequence ATGCGCACACGCGTCGACCAGATCAGCGACCGGATCTACCGAATCTCCACGTGCATCCCGGATATCGCCCCAGGAGGCTTCACCTTCAACCAATTCCTGGTCGATGCCGAGGAGCCGCTGCTGTATCACACCGGCATGCGTCGACTTTTCCCGCTGGTGAAGGAGGCGATTGAACGGATCATGCCGGTGGAGCGCCTGCGCTGGATCTCCTTCGCGCACGTCGAGGCCGATGAGTGTGGCGCGGTCAACAACTTCCTCGCCGTCGCCCCGCATGCACAGGTTGTCCACGGCGATCTCGGCTGCCAGGTTTCGCTCAACGACCTCTGCGACCGAGATCCCCGGCCGCTGGCGGATGGGGAGATCCTCGACATCGGCGGCGCCACACTGCAACGGCGCCTGATCGCGCTACCCACGCCGCACGTACCGCACAACTGGGAGTCGCACATGTTGTTCGAGCAGGAGACTCGCACACTGTTCCTTGGCGACCTGTGCACCCAGTTCGGCGACGGACCGCCCGTGACGGACCAGGCTCCGTTCGAAGCGATCATCGCCGCCGAGGACCTCTTCCACCAGACATCGCTAGGCCCGGCGGTGCCGGCAACCTACCGGCGCCTTGCCGACCTTGAGCCCGTCACTCTCGCAGTGATGCACGGTTCGTCCTACACCGGGGACTGCCCAACCCTGCTCAGGATGGTCGCGGACATCTACCAGGAGCGCTACGGATGCGGGACACCGCTGCTGGGTCAGCCGCTACCGGAGCACAAGCTTGTCGGTTCAGATTGA
- a CDS encoding tyrosine-type recombinase/integrase, translating to MPALPADDGSRYSPRRLTVAWLLEAESVHTERAHGRDLEAFLHWCDRERLDPLNARPTDLGQFKVWRELSGSTGKPAAASTVARALASVSSWYAHLVANTDGAVTRNPATTVKRPAVNRHTSTTAGLTLDEVDALLAAADAQVTARAAAAGRTPTGHAHYLAALRDRALLRLLADLGLRISEALDRDLGDLSHNAGHRTLRFIGKGGIGRERPLPAHTLHALDDYLDARAAAAAISTDRLSGPLFATTGRAGDGRLAEPNVFLTIRRLARVAGIGAADRLSPHSLRHAFATGARDAGVPLEDVQDAMGHADPRTTRRYDRDRHNIDRDPAFILGARRASRTR from the coding sequence ATGCCTGCGCTGCCGGCCGACGACGGCAGCCGCTACAGCCCGCGCCGGCTCACCGTCGCCTGGCTCCTGGAAGCCGAATCCGTGCACACCGAACGCGCCCACGGCCGGGACCTGGAAGCGTTCCTGCACTGGTGCGACCGGGAACGCCTCGACCCGCTGAACGCCCGCCCCACCGACCTCGGCCAGTTCAAAGTCTGGCGGGAACTATCCGGCAGCACCGGCAAACCGGCCGCCGCCAGCACCGTCGCCCGCGCCCTGGCATCGGTATCAAGCTGGTACGCCCACCTGGTCGCCAACACCGACGGCGCGGTAACCCGCAACCCGGCCACCACGGTGAAACGGCCTGCGGTCAACCGGCACACCTCCACCACCGCGGGGCTGACCCTCGACGAGGTCGACGCGTTGCTCGCCGCCGCCGACGCCCAAGTCACCGCCCGTGCCGCGGCGGCCGGGCGGACCCCGACCGGACATGCCCACTATCTGGCCGCGCTGCGCGATCGAGCTCTACTGCGGCTGCTCGCCGACCTCGGCCTTCGCATCAGCGAAGCCCTCGACCGCGACCTCGGCGACCTGAGCCACAACGCCGGGCACCGCACCCTGCGCTTCATCGGCAAAGGCGGCATCGGCCGGGAACGGCCGCTGCCCGCGCACACCCTGCACGCCCTCGACGACTACCTCGACGCCCGCGCCGCCGCAGCCGCCATCAGCACCGACCGGCTCAGCGGTCCGCTGTTCGCGACCACCGGCCGCGCCGGGGACGGGCGGCTCGCCGAACCCAACGTGTTCCTGACCATCCGCCGGCTGGCGCGCGTGGCCGGCATCGGCGCCGCCGACCGGCTCTCACCGCACTCGCTGCGGCACGCCTTCGCCACCGGTGCCCGCGACGCCGGCGTGCCGCTGGAAGACGTCCAGGACGCCATGGGTCACGCCGACCCGCGCACCACCCGCCGCTACGACCGCGACCGGCACAACATCGACCGTGACCCCGCGTTCATCCTCGGCGCCCGCCGCGCCAGCCGCACCCGGTAA
- a CDS encoding Tn3 family transposase produces the protein MVRALQRAGEVTGLGLSGLDVGVVPLRRVWELARYGLEAKAPTLRRHPYPRKLATLLATVRALEARLTQLGEALAGYGRIFKTLHVLTFVDDEPYRRQIKGIRNLNEGRASMLTIDVRRW, from the coding sequence ATGGTACGGGCGTTGCAGCGGGCCGGCGAGGTCACCGGGCTCGGGCTCAGCGGGCTGGATGTCGGGGTGGTGCCGCTACGGCGGGTGTGGGAGCTGGCCCGGTACGGGCTGGAGGCAAAGGCGCCGACGCTGCGCCGGCACCCGTACCCGCGGAAGCTGGCCACCCTCCTGGCGACGGTGCGGGCGCTGGAGGCGCGCCTCACGCAGCTCGGCGAGGCCTTGGCCGGCTACGGCCGGATCTTCAAGACCCTGCACGTGCTGACCTTCGTCGACGACGAACCGTACCGGCGCCAGATCAAGGGCATACGCAACCTCAACGAGGGCCGCGCCTCTATGTTGACCATCGATGTCAGGCGATGGTGA
- a CDS encoding serine hydrolase domain-containing protein, whose translation MADGDVRGFVREDMAGVRAAFVKNFTDGAEVGASFCATVDGETVADLFGGYSDAARTRVWERDTIVNVFSTTKTMAALTALLIADRGELDFDAPVARYWPQFAVNGKHEVTVAQVMSHSAGLCGWREPLRPEDLYDWEKATALLAAQEPFWKPGTASGYHVVTQGFLIGEVVRRITGRSLGTVFREEIAEPLGADFHIGLAASEESRVAELIPPEQEPFSADVTELQDNAAHNPRLDASVVNSRAWRAAEIPAGGGTGNARSVAQVHTILANGGVAQGRRFLSEATCRSALRVQIEGPDLILGIPVRFGLGFAVGGDFMPNPNTLFWGGAGGSLTIIDMDARATYAYAMNKMGDGRTGDMRAFAPISAAWEALARGGGPADS comes from the coding sequence ATGGCTGACGGGGACGTGCGGGGATTCGTCCGTGAGGACATGGCGGGCGTTCGCGCCGCGTTCGTGAAGAACTTCACCGACGGCGCCGAGGTGGGTGCCAGCTTCTGCGCCACGGTCGACGGTGAGACGGTCGCCGACCTCTTCGGTGGGTACTCCGACGCGGCACGCACCCGGGTCTGGGAGCGGGACACGATCGTCAACGTATTCTCGACCACCAAAACCATGGCGGCCCTGACCGCACTGCTGATCGCCGACCGCGGCGAACTCGACTTCGACGCGCCGGTGGCGCGGTACTGGCCGCAGTTCGCCGTCAACGGCAAGCACGAGGTCACGGTCGCCCAGGTGATGAGCCACTCCGCGGGGCTGTGCGGCTGGCGTGAGCCGTTGCGGCCCGAGGATCTCTACGACTGGGAGAAGGCGACCGCGTTGCTGGCGGCCCAGGAGCCGTTCTGGAAGCCCGGTACCGCATCCGGCTACCACGTGGTCACCCAGGGGTTCCTGATCGGTGAGGTCGTGCGGCGGATCACCGGCCGGTCGCTGGGCACGGTGTTCCGGGAGGAGATCGCCGAGCCGCTCGGCGCCGACTTCCATATCGGACTGGCGGCGTCCGAGGAATCCCGGGTCGCCGAGCTGATCCCGCCCGAGCAGGAGCCCTTCTCCGCCGACGTGACAGAGCTGCAGGACAACGCGGCGCACAACCCGCGGCTCGACGCGTCGGTGGTCAACTCACGGGCGTGGCGCGCCGCCGAGATACCCGCCGGCGGCGGCACCGGAAACGCGCGCTCCGTCGCCCAGGTTCACACCATCCTCGCCAACGGCGGTGTCGCCCAGGGCCGGCGCTTCCTGTCCGAGGCGACGTGCCGCAGCGCCCTGCGGGTCCAGATCGAGGGCCCGGACCTCATCCTCGGCATACCCGTCCGCTTCGGGCTCGGCTTCGCGGTCGGGGGCGACTTCATGCCCAACCCCAACACCCTGTTCTGGGGCGGCGCGGGTGGTTCGCTGACCATCATCGACATGGATGCGCGCGCAACCTACGCCTACGCCATGAACAAGATGGGAGACGGCCGAACCGGCGACATGCGCGCCTTCGCACCCATCTCCGCCGCCTGGGAGGCCCTCGCCCGAGGCGGCGGGCCAGCCGACAGCTGA
- a CDS encoding phosphotransferase, with protein MIVGHTDLHGGMSPGPAAGLRLADGRRVFVKAVSAEVRAHNHRMIAQESAVLDVLPMSVPAPRRLATVEHGPWIAMATTWAAGETAELWTDASIAAVAEACRTASGHPAPGALPPVAERVFDFDGWARLLEIGPGGVWEAAYVEPAAEVVAGWERWTAGDALVHRDVRLDNTTVAAGRRTAVLLDWAYAAAGAPWIDLAQLAADVVATGHSLGPRAATDAAYRLLRTLPPEASRFVVGLAGMWTIRAATVPDTFNPSISAWRRARSAALQPLVARLIADLRGSV; from the coding sequence GTGATCGTCGGCCATACGGACCTGCACGGTGGCATGTCGCCCGGCCCCGCCGCGGGTTTGCGCCTCGCCGACGGGCGGCGGGTTTTCGTCAAGGCCGTGTCCGCTGAGGTGCGGGCGCACAACCACCGGATGATCGCGCAGGAGTCCGCGGTCCTCGACGTTCTACCGATGTCGGTGCCGGCGCCTCGGCGCCTGGCCACTGTCGAGCACGGGCCGTGGATCGCCATGGCCACCACCTGGGCCGCCGGTGAGACCGCCGAACTGTGGACGGACGCGTCGATCGCCGCCGTCGCGGAGGCGTGCCGGACGGCGAGCGGACATCCGGCACCGGGCGCCCTGCCGCCGGTGGCCGAGCGCGTCTTCGACTTCGACGGCTGGGCGCGGTTGCTCGAGATCGGTCCGGGCGGCGTGTGGGAGGCGGCCTACGTGGAACCGGCGGCCGAGGTGGTGGCGGGATGGGAGCGCTGGACGGCCGGCGATGCGCTGGTGCACCGGGATGTCCGCCTCGACAACACAACGGTCGCCGCGGGCCGGCGGACGGCGGTGTTGCTCGACTGGGCGTACGCGGCCGCCGGCGCGCCCTGGATCGATCTCGCCCAGCTGGCGGCGGACGTGGTCGCCACCGGGCACTCCCTCGGGCCGCGGGCGGCCACGGATGCGGCGTACCGGCTGCTGCGGACGCTGCCGCCCGAGGCGTCGCGCTTCGTCGTGGGGCTGGCCGGCATGTGGACCATTCGGGCCGCGACGGTTCCGGACACCTTCAATCCGAGTATCTCCGCCTGGCGGCGCGCGCGATCGGCCGCCTTACAACCCTTGGTCGCCCGGCTGATCGCCGACCTTCGCGGCTCCGTCTGA
- a CDS encoding MOSC domain-containing protein, whose product MKVAEIRRYPVKSLLGETVSAADVGERGITGDRLWAVRDPDGKFGSGKDTRRFRRMPGLFALRAHTARQAPIVELPDGRRFAADDPDGHRAVSELLTRTVTLTPEDAVPHHDEGPVSLITTAALRRLTELAGAETNGREIDPLRFRANLLIDLPGTGFPEEDWPGGLLRIGPQLVLRPVRKLTRCVMIDMAQDGAARRNDLLKTLARHHSLTFGVFATVEQPGRVTLGDTCSWEKT is encoded by the coding sequence ATGAAAGTCGCCGAGATCCGCCGCTATCCGGTCAAGTCGCTGCTCGGGGAGACGGTGTCAGCCGCCGACGTGGGCGAGCGCGGTATCACCGGCGACCGGCTGTGGGCGGTACGCGATCCGGACGGCAAGTTCGGCAGCGGCAAGGACACCCGCCGGTTCCGCCGGATGCCGGGCCTGTTCGCTCTGCGGGCACACACGGCCCGGCAGGCCCCGATCGTCGAACTGCCCGACGGCCGCCGTTTCGCGGCCGACGACCCGGACGGGCACCGGGCCGTCAGCGAACTGCTCACCAGGACGGTGACCCTCACCCCCGAGGATGCCGTCCCGCATCACGACGAGGGCCCGGTCAGCCTCATCACCACGGCCGCGCTGCGCCGCCTGACCGAGTTGGCCGGCGCCGAGACGAACGGCCGGGAGATCGACCCGCTACGGTTCCGGGCCAATCTCCTGATCGACCTTCCCGGCACCGGCTTCCCCGAGGAGGACTGGCCGGGCGGCCTGCTGCGCATCGGCCCCCAACTCGTCCTACGGCCGGTCCGGAAGCTCACCCGCTGCGTGATGATCGACATGGCACAGGACGGGGCGGCCCGCCGCAACGACCTGCTCAAGACGCTGGCCCGCCATCACAGCCTGACCTTCGGCGTGTTCGCGACGGTCGAGCAGCCGGGCCGCGTCACCCTCGGCGACACCTGCTCATGGGAGAAAACATGA
- a CDS encoding HAD domain-containing protein: MIFLDVDGPLIPFRHRPGVTVTAPPPDPSGHPLIHRLDPADGRRLLALGGVLMWATTWMETANELVAPRIGLPPLPVVPFPDDDLPGDGLHWKTRPLTAWAAGRPFVWLDDELTDIDRRWAADHHPGPALLHRVDPFTGLTEDDFTRVKHWLRGAGPPF, translated from the coding sequence CTGATCTTTCTCGATGTCGACGGCCCGCTGATTCCGTTCCGTCACCGCCCCGGCGTCACCGTCACCGCCCCGCCGCCGGATCCCTCCGGCCATCCGCTGATCCACCGCCTGGATCCGGCCGACGGTCGCCGCCTGCTCGCCCTCGGCGGCGTCCTGATGTGGGCCACCACCTGGATGGAGACCGCGAACGAGCTGGTCGCGCCGCGGATCGGGCTGCCGCCGCTGCCGGTCGTCCCGTTCCCCGACGACGACCTGCCCGGCGACGGCCTGCACTGGAAGACCCGGCCACTCACCGCGTGGGCCGCCGGCCGCCCGTTCGTCTGGCTCGACGACGAACTCACCGACATCGACCGCCGCTGGGCCGCCGACCACCACCCCGGCCCGGCCCTGCTGCACCGGGTCGACCCGTTCACCGGCCTGACCGAGGACGACTTCACCCGCGTCAAGCACTGGTTGCGCGGCGCCGGACCCCCCTTTTAG
- a CDS encoding DUF808 domain-containing protein encodes MSAGLAALLDDVAVLARAAAASIDDVGLAAAKAGTKAAGVVIDDTAVTPQYVRGLAAEREIPIVKRIALGSLRNKFLIILPVILVLSQFLPGLLTPLLMVGGAYLCYEGAEKVWERIAHHDEHAEQEAQPDEKTLISGAIRTDLILSAEIMVISLNEVAHETFWNRLIILSVVAVIMTVLVYGVVGLIVKMDDAGLMLAERPGKATAKFGRGLVKAMPKVLTALTVIGTVAMLWVGGHILLAGIDELGFHPLYESVHHMEEAAHDATGALGGVVGWLVNTLASAVVGLIVGALIVLFMSLTFHRKSHGAAEGKHEPSATAEAASEQPVAPAESKAEADAEIETELVAPAPSVAEVKTEDETGTGSKQP; translated from the coding sequence TTGAGCGCTGGACTCGCGGCCCTGTTGGATGATGTGGCGGTCCTGGCTCGTGCGGCCGCCGCGTCGATCGACGACGTGGGGCTCGCTGCCGCGAAGGCCGGCACGAAAGCCGCCGGTGTGGTCATCGACGACACGGCCGTCACCCCACAGTACGTGCGTGGTCTTGCCGCCGAGCGTGAGATCCCGATCGTCAAGCGCATCGCCCTGGGCTCGCTGCGCAACAAGTTCCTGATCATCCTGCCGGTGATCCTGGTGCTCAGCCAGTTCCTGCCGGGACTGCTGACGCCGCTGCTGATGGTCGGTGGCGCCTACCTGTGTTACGAGGGCGCCGAGAAGGTCTGGGAGCGGATCGCCCACCACGACGAACACGCCGAGCAGGAGGCTCAGCCGGACGAGAAGACGCTGATCTCGGGCGCCATCCGTACCGATCTGATCCTGTCGGCGGAGATCATGGTGATCTCGCTGAACGAGGTCGCCCACGAGACGTTCTGGAACCGGCTGATCATCCTGTCGGTCGTCGCGGTGATCATGACGGTGCTCGTGTACGGCGTGGTCGGCCTGATCGTGAAGATGGACGACGCCGGTCTGATGCTGGCCGAGCGGCCCGGCAAGGCGACCGCCAAGTTCGGTCGCGGCCTCGTGAAAGCGATGCCGAAGGTGCTGACCGCGCTGACCGTCATCGGCACCGTGGCGATGCTGTGGGTCGGCGGTCACATCCTGCTGGCCGGCATCGACGAGTTGGGCTTCCATCCGCTGTACGAGTCCGTCCACCACATGGAGGAGGCCGCCCACGACGCGACCGGCGCCCTCGGTGGTGTGGTCGGCTGGCTGGTCAACACCCTCGCCAGCGCGGTCGTCGGCCTGATCGTGGGCGCGCTGATCGTGCTGTTCATGAGCCTGACGTTCCACCGCAAGTCGCACGGCGCCGCGGAGGGGAAGCACGAGCCCTCCGCGACCGCGGAAGCCGCAAGCGAGCAGCCCGTGGCCCCGGCGGAATCCAAGGCCGAGGCGGACGCCGAAATCGAGACCGAACTGGTGGCACCGGCACCGAGCGTGGCCGAGGTCAAGACCGAGGACGAGACCGGTACGGGCAGTAAGCAGCCATAA
- a CDS encoding PIN domain-containing protein, whose amino-acid sequence MIEFRPPRILDASALVELFSGHPGVMQVLDEASDDGYFVVVPTLAIAEAQAVIGAASDHWYHVLSVPALRILDLSAPVAIEVGRIAGPRLRNHPVQAPLIGPLMTAQVLYEAKMLSAAIGTTVPEAYGGHEVAVHSLN is encoded by the coding sequence ATGATCGAGTTTCGCCCGCCACGGATCCTTGACGCATCCGCCCTGGTCGAACTCTTCTCCGGTCATCCAGGTGTCATGCAGGTGCTCGACGAGGCGTCCGACGACGGCTATTTCGTCGTCGTGCCGACGCTGGCCATCGCCGAGGCGCAGGCGGTGATCGGCGCGGCATCAGACCACTGGTACCACGTGCTGAGTGTGCCGGCCCTGCGGATTCTCGACCTGTCCGCGCCCGTCGCCATTGAGGTAGGCCGCATTGCGGGGCCCCGCCTTCGGAACCACCCGGTGCAGGCTCCACTCATCGGCCCTTTGATGACCGCACAGGTGCTCTACGAGGCAAAGATGCTGAGCGCGGCGATCGGCACGACGGTGCCGGAGGCATACGGCGGCCATGAGGTCGCAGTCCATTCGCTGAACTGA
- a CDS encoding dienelactone hydrolase family protein — MRHFTVNDVPAVVWTPDGPAGPLIFIGHGGGEHKTAPEIVRYAGRFTAAGFTVVSADVPNHGDRPYDADLDRKATAMRARVDAGENLAVAIAAFQDEVSRQTVGEWRAVLDHLGAERVGYWGVSLGCGLGVPFVAAEPRVRAAVLGLGGGSANAATAARISVAVRFVIAWDDERIPRDSSLTLFDAFGAPEKSLHAHPGRHSDPLPDQELDAQVAFFSRHLLTHPQG, encoded by the coding sequence ATGCGACACTTCACCGTCAACGACGTGCCCGCTGTCGTCTGGACCCCGGACGGCCCCGCCGGCCCGCTGATCTTCATCGGTCACGGCGGCGGCGAGCACAAGACCGCCCCCGAGATCGTGCGCTACGCCGGCCGGTTCACCGCCGCCGGTTTCACCGTGGTGTCGGCCGACGTTCCCAATCACGGCGACCGCCCGTACGATGCCGATCTCGACCGCAAGGCCACCGCCATGCGCGCCCGCGTCGACGCGGGCGAGAACCTGGCCGTGGCGATCGCCGCGTTCCAGGACGAGGTGTCCCGGCAGACCGTCGGCGAATGGCGGGCCGTGCTCGACCACCTCGGCGCCGAACGAGTCGGCTACTGGGGTGTGTCGCTGGGCTGCGGCCTGGGTGTGCCGTTCGTGGCCGCCGAGCCGCGGGTCCGCGCCGCCGTCCTCGGCCTGGGTGGCGGCTCCGCCAACGCCGCCACGGCCGCCCGGATCAGCGTCGCGGTCCGGTTCGTGATCGCCTGGGACGACGAACGGATCCCCCGCGACAGCTCCCTCACCCTGTTCGACGCCTTCGGCGCGCCCGAGAAGTCCCTGCATGCCCACCCCGGCAGGCACTCCGATCCGCTGCCAGACCAGGAACTCGACGCGCAGGTCGCCTTCTTCAGCCGCCACCTGTTGACTCACCCGCAAGGGTGA
- a CDS encoding PQQ-binding-like beta-propeller repeat protein, giving the protein MDDEVEVVCGPRTRRPYVSDTLLTPLPWPVRFLVAADGAGPVYAVGAEGMAAVDLNRRVRWTRPVEDVLDRPRAAPDGTVWTTPGLHETGPDGVPRRRLELPREPGALITGFLLLADGFVVTWQPSAERHFARVERLDPAGRIVWAVTPPRVEGLSREPEWRRMIPRRSGSFLLASGDRMLVHYVDTHRTGVAVLFCLDLGSGELVWARPAARQPVITGPGEFETDPGDGRVLVSGKGQREVVTGVDDAVLCADGTIVERSDWQVRALTPGLPARRAGRYDDRRFPSRMLVLDDRIAVCGPEGVLFLPTPGLARAADGLWTCAEGNLRGNPAC; this is encoded by the coding sequence ATGGATGACGAGGTGGAAGTGGTGTGCGGGCCGCGGACGCGGCGGCCGTATGTGAGCGACACGCTGCTGACGCCGTTGCCGTGGCCGGTGCGGTTCCTGGTGGCCGCGGACGGCGCCGGCCCGGTGTACGCGGTGGGCGCCGAGGGAATGGCGGCCGTCGACCTGAACCGCCGGGTGCGGTGGACCCGGCCGGTCGAGGATGTGCTGGATCGTCCCCGGGCGGCCCCGGACGGCACCGTGTGGACCACACCCGGGTTGCACGAGACCGGCCCGGACGGGGTGCCGCGGCGGCGTCTCGAGCTGCCCCGGGAGCCGGGCGCGCTGATCACCGGGTTTCTCCTGCTGGCGGACGGGTTCGTGGTGACGTGGCAGCCGTCGGCCGAGCGGCACTTCGCCCGGGTGGAGCGGCTGGATCCCGCGGGCCGCATCGTGTGGGCGGTGACGCCGCCCCGGGTCGAGGGCCTGTCGCGGGAGCCCGAGTGGAGGCGGATGATTCCGCGAAGGTCCGGATCTTTCCTACTGGCCTCCGGGGACCGGATGCTGGTTCACTACGTCGACACTCACCGGACCGGGGTGGCGGTGCTGTTCTGCCTGGACCTGGGTTCCGGGGAGCTGGTGTGGGCGAGACCGGCCGCCCGGCAGCCGGTGATCACCGGGCCGGGGGAGTTCGAGACGGATCCCGGCGACGGCCGGGTCCTGGTCAGTGGGAAGGGGCAGCGCGAGGTGGTGACGGGCGTCGACGACGCGGTGCTGTGCGCGGACGGCACGATCGTGGAACGGTCCGACTGGCAGGTGCGGGCGCTCACGCCCGGGCTGCCGGCCCGGCGGGCCGGGCGGTACGACGACCGGCGTTTCCCCAGCCGGATGCTGGTCCTCGACGACCGGATCGCCGTCTGCGGGCCGGAAGGGGTCCTGTTCCTGCCGACGCCCGGTCTGGCCAGGGCCGCGGACGGGCTGTGGACGTGTGCCGAGGGCAATCTCCGGGGCAACCCGGCATGCTGA
- a CDS encoding RDD family protein produces MLTVRVLTTAEAVEIDVRPARLGSRAIALTFDIIVQAILVGILTTFWLIVTEFLPEDTLLPETGRWIVIAIVAVGYPTFAETISNGRSIGKATMGLRVIREDGGPIRARHAFTRALIGLSIEWPGLLIPYVTWAGSISTMIASRRGRRLGDLAAGTLVVHERRPVPWNIVPGMPAGLSGWASTADLSAVDDALAEAVRQFAARSHQFAEPHRAILGQSLFHEVKQKVSPDPPPGTAPWLFLVAVLAERRRRSAAQLAATRTVTQRVLPGFGQLPTNSRR; encoded by the coding sequence GTGTTGACTGTGCGGGTGCTCACCACCGCCGAAGCCGTCGAGATCGACGTGCGGCCCGCCCGGCTCGGATCCCGCGCCATCGCCCTGACGTTCGACATCATCGTGCAGGCCATCCTGGTCGGCATCCTGACGACGTTCTGGCTGATCGTGACCGAGTTCCTGCCGGAGGACACGCTGCTTCCGGAGACCGGCCGGTGGATCGTCATCGCCATCGTCGCGGTCGGCTACCCCACCTTCGCCGAGACGATCAGCAACGGCCGCAGCATCGGCAAGGCCACCATGGGCCTGCGCGTCATCCGCGAGGACGGCGGCCCGATCCGCGCGAGGCACGCCTTCACCCGCGCCCTGATCGGCCTGTCCATCGAATGGCCCGGCCTGCTCATCCCCTACGTCACCTGGGCCGGCAGCATCAGCACGATGATCGCCTCCCGGCGCGGCCGCCGCCTCGGCGACCTCGCCGCCGGCACCCTGGTCGTGCACGAACGCCGCCCCGTCCCGTGGAACATCGTCCCCGGCATGCCGGCCGGCCTGAGCGGATGGGCCTCCACCGCCGACCTGTCCGCCGTCGACGACGCCCTCGCCGAAGCGGTCCGCCAGTTCGCCGCCCGCTCCCACCAGTTCGCCGAACCGCACCGCGCGATCCTCGGCCAGAGCCTGTTCCACGAGGTCAAGCAGAAGGTCTCCCCGGACCCGCCGCCCGGCACCGCCCCCTGGCTGTTCCTGGTCGCCGTCCTCGCCGAACGCCGCCGCCGCTCCGCCGCGCAACTCGCCGCCACCCGCACGGTCACCCAGCGCGTCCTGCCCGGCTTCGGCCAGCTGCCCACCAACAGCCGCCGCTGA